Proteins from one Mugil cephalus isolate CIBA_MC_2020 chromosome 15, CIBA_Mcephalus_1.1, whole genome shotgun sequence genomic window:
- the umodl1 gene encoding uromodulin-like 1, whose translation MSWMLSVWMSAALLALCGGQNSEQQEVHLAPSGYHLCIRNETRTVSFLVVQMVPYTVSKPCGGWLFWKTCTVTLHKLVHQTEHKTVNEQVARCCDGFVQVGRYCALPVNRSGEFVAKPGSCPTADGFSSSSEACVLDIDCPGWQKCCQRSGHCLCTDPASSNDFESGGNILNATVMVKEDYKQLMTKDDGLLDHARLLQAMVTGALQSEVSIRYLDSWPVHPYRTATSLLIDCNFTLSLHNVTSRLSLLLTHIDEVTSVTVEDLDECAHSALHQCSPLAHCVNTVGSYHCVCRGGYTDADPGNPGANCTGFNISVTTEAPLTHLPLTMNTTCAPESNTTRDLPGNSTTGLFNSSESNTATSLTSPPSSWTRPVTQTNASSTEEAPLPATTCPPPSINMLQPANVTGTSFCVYWSGQFHPNQTYLVEIRKGSEVVLSLETNQTRIEKKNLQPGMLYNVTVTPCACGSQGVALHISIRTDAQTVDGTARLTNIQFTEDLQNTSSQAYRNLTESFIHEIYRSLSPEMRALVDSGQVTIEIKSISMGSVVVNFIIILSSGQSQDIRNVSTALLHSLMNSPVYTVDANSTSINDVNECASGDNDCHPWARCTNTFGSYTCDCLDGYMDNNPERPGRVCQAIAALETTTTAVATAIFPTVSSSTVSQMTSTSEPSTSQSIVTQSTPGFATTAATVALATSSTTTITTTIPTTTSITPTTITTTPTTTTTTSTTTTATQTTTTTTPTTTITATPTITTTTPTTTGTTTPTITTTTTPTTTATTTPTITTTTPTTNATTTPTITTTTPTTTTTTTPSSFTNPVITATSTTISTTLATTSANTTTTATPPSTSPMITSTPTTTSTTATPPSSTSPMITSTPTATSTSTTPTPSTSPATTTTPLTTSTTTTTTASQRSATNTSIQWALSVQCKVGAITVAVAKDFLTRAHIQESALYLGMQDCVVNGGNATHVELTVAWDECNITLVHNETSYTASIMLFNTVDPYTSTSGSVPRTLLQVPIMCTYMKNMLISADFSSMGYDMIKDVIMGSGSFQVVVQLMNGTVPLPYNYTLSPKEAVVVEVRLNVSSEQIKLIISKCWATESPNPADTPPYIFLENSCSTNSYTTVLMNGNSTTSRVSVKIFSFVDLNVLYLHCKVQICLQIGSDSCVPDCLQRTARFPNTIGAALGSSGPVLRSAEESFEEKFNTLHIVGLSCLGVGLSLFFIIGFVCLFYYQRNRIGHYNFSVKPKQENFTYLVFNT comes from the exons ATGAGTTGGATGCTCTCTGTCTGGATGTCTGCGGCCCTGCTGGCTCTCTGTGGAGGACAAAACAGTGAACAGCAAG AGGTGCACCTTGCTCCGTCCGGTTACCATCTGTGTATCCGCAATGAGACCCGGACTGTGAGTTTCCTGGTGGTGCAAATGGTCCCCTACACGGTGTCAAAGCCTTGCGGCGGCTGGCTCTTCTGGAAGACGTGCACGGTCACGCTTCACAAGCTGGTCCATCAGACCGAGCACAAGACAGTGAACGAGCAGGTGGCCCGGTGCTGCGATGGCTTCGTGCAAGTCGGCCGTTACTGTGCCCTGC CTGTAAACAGGAGTGGCGAGTTTGTTGCCAAGCCAGGATCCTGTCCAACTGCGGATGGATTTTCTTCTAGCTCTGAGGCCTGCGTGTTGGATATAGACTGTCCAGGCTGGCAAAAATGCTGCCAGAGATCCGGCCACTGCCTCTGCACGGATCCTGCAA GCTCAAACGACTTTGAAAGCGGTGGAAACATTTTGAATGCAACGGTGATGGTGAAGGAAGATTACAAGCAGCTGATGACCAAGGATGACGGCCTCCTTGATCACGCTAGATTGCTGCAAGCAATG GTGACTGGAGCTCTGCAGTCCGAGGTTTCCATCCGTTACCTCGACTCATGGCCTGTGCATCCCTACAGAACGGCCACCTCCCTGCTAATCGACTGCAACTTCACCCTTTCACTGCACAACGTCACGTCGAGGCTGAGCCTTCTCCTCACACACATAGACGAGGTGACTTCTGTGACAGTGGAAG aTTTGGACGAGTGCGCACACTCTGCTCTTCATCAGTGCTCCCCTCTGGCCCACTGTGTCAACACAGTCGGCTCCTACCACTGCGTCTGCCGCGGGGGATACACTGACGCTGACCCCGGCAATCCTGGAGCCAACTGCACAG GTTTCAACATCAGCGTCACCACAGAGGCCCCGCTGACCCACCTGCCACTGACGATGAACACGACCTGTGCCCCAGAGTCCAACACCACGCGGGACCTTCCAGGCAACAGCACCACGGGTCTTTTCAACTCCTCTGAGAGCAACACGGCCACATCTCTGACATCACCTCCCTCGTCCTGGACAAGACCTGTGACTCAGACCAACGCGAGCTCAACTGAAGAGGCACCTCTGCCAGCAACCACATGTC CACCTCCCAGCATCAACATGTTACAGCCTGCTAACGTCACTGGAACGTCCTTCTGTGTTTACTGGTCCGGCCAGTTTCACCCAAACCAGACTTACCTGGTTGAAATACGCAAGGGGTCAGAGGTCGTGTTGTCCTTGGAAACCAATCAGACCAGGATAGAGAAGAAGAACCTGCAGCCTGGGATGCTCTACAATGTTACTGTCACACCTTGTGCATGTGGAAGCCAAGGAGTCGCCCTTCACATATCCATCAGAACGG ACGCCCAGACTGTGGACGGCACAGCACGACTTACCAACATCCAGTTCACTGAGGACCTCCAGAACACCAGCAGCCAGGCCTACAGAAACCTCACTGAGAGTTTTATTCACGAG ATCTACCGCTCTCTGTCTCCAGAAATGAGGGCACTGGTAGATTCAGGCCAGGTGACGATCGAGATCAAAAGCATTTCCATGGGCAGTGTGGTGGTCAACTTTATCATAATCCTCTCGTCCGGTCAAAGCCAGGACATAAGGAATGTATCCACAGCACTGCTGCACTCCCTGATGAACAGCCCCGTGTACACTGTGGATGCAAACAGCACAAGCATAAATG ATGTTAATGAGTGTGCTTCAGGGGACAATGACTGTCACCCGTGGGCAAGATGCACAAACACCTTCGGATCGTACACGTGTGATTGTTTGGATGGATACATGGACAACAATCCAGAAAGGCCTGGACGAGTCTGTCAAG CAATTGCTGCCTTGGAGACAACAACAACGGCAGTGGCAACAGCGATATTTCCTACAGTTAGCTCCTCTACCGTCTCTCAGATGACCTCCACCAGTGAGCCGTCAACAAGTCAGTCAATCGTTACTCAGTCCACCCCCGGCTTTGCCACAACAGCAGCCACTGTTGCCCTAGCAACCTCCTCTACTACAACAATAACCACTACTATCCCAACAACCACTTCAATTACCCCAACAACAATCACTACAACCCCAACAACCACCACTACTACCTCAacaactactactgctactCAAACAACCACTACTACGACCCCAACCACAACCATTACTGCTACCCCAACAATCACTACTACTACCCCAACAACAACCGGTACTACTACTCCAACaatcactactactactaccccAACAACAACCGCTACTACTACTCCAACAATCACTACTACTACCCCAACAACAAACGCTACTACTACCCCAACAATCACTACTACCaccccaacaacaaccacaaccactaCCCCGTCCTCTTTTACTAACCCAGTGATCACTGCTACCTCAACAACCATTTCGACTACCCTAGCAACCACTTCAGCcaacacaacaaccactgcTACCCCACCTTCTACTAGCCCAATGATCACTAGTACCCCAACAACCACTTCAACCACTGCTACCCCACCTTCTTCTACTAGCCCAATGATCACTAGTACCCCAACAGCCACTTCAACCTCTACTACTCCAACCCCTTCTACTAGCCCAGCAACAACTACTACCCCACTGACCACTTCTACAACAACTACCACTACTGCTTCCCAGCGATCTGCCACCAATACCTCTATACAGTGGGCCCTCTCGGTCCAGTGCAAAGTTGGTGCCATCACCGTGGCTGTTGCCAAAGATTTTCTTACTAGAGCCCACATTCAGGAGAGCGCCCTGTACCTGGGCATGCAGGATTGTGTTGTCAACGGAGGCAATGCTACCCATGTCGAGCTGACTGTGGCCTGGGATGAGTGTAACATTACGCTTGTGCAT AATGAGACCTCCTACACAGCATCCATAATGCTGTTCAACACCGTGGATCCATACACCTCAACAAGTGGATCGGTGCCCAGAACACTGCTGCAAGTCCCCATCATGTGTACCTACATGAAGAACATGCTTATCTCTGCAGACTTCAGTTCCATGGG GTATGATATGATCAAAGATGTCATCATGGGCTCGGGATCATTCCAGGTGGTAGTGCAGCTGATGAACGGTACGGTGCCTCTGCCCTACAACTACACCTTGTCCCCCAAGGAggctgtggtggtggaggtcaGGCTCAACGTCTCCTCAGAACagattaaattaatcattagCAAGTGCTGGGCCACCGAATCACCAAACCCTGCAGACACCCCGCCCTACATCTTCCTGGAAAACAG CTGTTCCACGAACTCATACACCACAGTGCTGATGAATGGGAACTCCACCACATCCCGCGTGTCTGTGAAGATATTCTCCTTTGTCGACCTGAATGTGCTCTATCTGCACTGCAAGGTCCAGATCTGCTTGCAGATCGGGTCGGACTCATGTGTGCCC GATTGTCTACAAAGAACGGCTCGGTTTCCAAACACAATTGGGGCAGCTCTTGGTTCTTCCGGGCCTGTGCTCAGGTCAGCTGAAG AGTCTTTTGAAGAAAAATTTAACACTCTCCACATAGTCGGCCTCTCCTGCCTCGGGGTCGGACTGTCGCTCTTCTTCATCATTGGTTTCGTCTGCCTCTTCTATTACCAAAGGAACCGCATCGGACACTACAACTTCAGCGTCAAACCCAAGCAAGAGAACTTCACCTACTTGGTCTTTAACACCTAA